The Methanobrevibacter sp. TLL-48-HuF1 genomic sequence AGTGCAGATATGATGACAAGAAATACTGCAAAAAGGGTTGAAATTGCATGTCCTATTGAGGATGAAGCTATAAAGGCAAGAATTCTTGAAGATTTGGATATCATGTTAAAAGATGACATCAAAGGCCGTAGAATAAATTCCGAAGGGGATTATGAATGTATACAGCAGGCACGTCATATCAATTCACAGGAATTTTTTCAGCAAAGAGCTATTGATGAAATGAAGGATGTTAAAGTTAAAAAAGAAGATCCTAATTTTATAAAGTCAATTGTTGATAAAATTAGCAGTATTTTTGATTAAATAGTTTTCATCGAAATTCTTAATAGGAATTTCATTCTGATTCTATTTTTTTAACAACTTTTAAATTTTAGAAGTTAAATATTGTTATATTGGCCTTATTTTTGATTGAAAAAATCAATACCTTTATATAGGTAGAGAATTAAATATATTGTTATCATGTTAATTAGTGTTTAATATGATAGGCTAAGTATTTTTATTATACTTGGAGCTATTTTAAGCAATAATGCCGAGATAGTCTAGCCTGGTAAGGCGCGAGACTGGAAATCTCGTGGGAGCTTTTCCCTCCTGGGTTCAAATCCCAGTCTCGGCGTTTATTAGTTTTTAACATACGATTTTTTAATTATTTTTTTCACGATTATTAAATTATTTGTTAAACTGATATTTTGCACTCTTAGTTGTAACACTAAGTTTTAAATTGTTGAAAGAACTGTGTTTTGAAATCAAAACATTCGAATCTATTACTTTTGCGTCTCGTAGATTCGCTCTATAAATGGAGGTTATTTAATGGAAGACGACTTTAAGCACTTGGTGCGTATTTCTAGAAAGGATGTAGATGGTAATAAAACCATTGAACAAGCTTTAACCGAAATCAAAGGTGTTGGAATATCTTTATCCACAACTATGTGCCGTACTTTAGATTTAGATTCTGAAGCTCAAATCGGTTATATCGCTGATGAAGATGTTTTAAAAATTGAAGAAATTTTAGAAAACCCACAAAAATTTAATATTCCTGATTGGATGTTAAACCGTAGGGAAGACTATGAAACTGGTAAAAATATTCATTTAATTGAATCAGATCTTGACATGACTTTAAGAGATGATTTAAACAGAATGAAGAAAACCAGAAGTTACAAAGGTAGAAGACACGAAGCAGGTTTACCTGTTAGAGGTCAAAGAACTAAATCTACTTTCAGGAACAGTTCTTCAGTTGGTGTAAAACGTTCATAAGCATGAGAACTTTTTTTATAATTAATATTACTCAATAATTTTTTTTACAATGATGGTATTAATTTAATTATTTTTATAAAGGAGATGTTTTAATGGGACAACCTAGAAAATCAAGGAAAAAGTATAATACACCGCCACATCCTTGGAATGCAGAAAGAATCAAAAATGAAAATAAATTAATGACTAAATACGGCTTAAAAAACAAAAAAGAAATTTGGAAAGCTGATACTTTAGTTAGAAGATACAGTAGGGAAGCAAGATACCTACTCGGGTTCGATACGAACCAAATGCAAGATGAAAAATTAGAATTATTAGGACACTTAGCTAGAACCGGTGTTTTGCCTGAAGGTGCAGCACTTGAAGAAGTCTTAAACTTAACTGTTGAAGATATCTTAAGAAGAAGATTACAAACTATTGTTTACAAAAAAGGTTTAGCTCGTACTCCTAAAGAAGCTAGAATGTTTGTTGTACACGGTCACATAACTTTAAATGGTAAAAAAATCAATTCACCAAGTTATGTTGTATTAAAAGGCCAAGAAGATGAAATTGGATTTTATCCATCATCACCTGTAGCTAAACAGATTGAAGAGTACAATAAAAACAAAAATGAAAAAGCTACTGAGGAATAAAGGGTGTAATTATGGCAAAAGATGAAAAATGGGGTATAGCTAATATTTACTCATCATACAATAACACTATTATTACTGTAACAGATATTACTGGTGCTGAAACCATTTCCCAATGGTCTGGTGGTAAAGTTGTTCGTGCAGATAGGCAACAAGCTTCACCTTTCGCAGCTATGGCTGCAGCAACCAGAATAGCTGATGATGCTAAAGAAAAAGGATTTGTTGGCTTACATATTAGAGTAAGAGCTCCTGGTGGAAATGGACACAGAAGTCCGGGACCTGGTGCACAAGCTACTATTCGTGCTTTAGCAAGAGCTGGAATTAAAATTGGTAAAATAGAAGATATCACTCCTATTCCTCACGATGGTACTGGAAGACCTGGTGGTAAAAGAGGAAGAAGAGTCTAAGAAGGGTTTAATATGGAGATAGAAGTTAAAAGTCAAACAGATGATGAAATTGTTTTCATTGTCCGTGATGTAGAAGTACCTTTTATTAATGCTATTAGAAGGTGTGCAATGGTAAATGTACCTAAAATAGCTATTGAAGATGTAAATATCATGAGAAATGATTCAGCTATGTTTAATGAGGTACTTGCTCATAGGCTTGGTTTAACTCCTTTAGTTTCTGACATGGACGCAATTGAAGGTTTACCTTTACCTGGTGATGATGATTATGAAGATGACCATAGCGTCATGTTTTCTTTAAAAGAAGAAGGACCTAAAGTTGTTTATTCTAAGGATTTAATATCTTCAGACTCAAAAATTAAACCAGTATATGATACCATTCCTTTAGTAAAACTTAAAGAAGGAGAAAAACTAAACATTGAAGCAGTTGCAAAAGTTGGATATGGAAAAGAACATGCTAAATGGATGCCAACTACTGTATGTGTTTATAAACAATATCCCGAAATCACTTTTAATGAGAATACGGAAATTGATTATGAATGTGCTAATGCATGCCCAAGAGGTGTTTTGAAATCTGATAAAAGATCTAAAGAGATTAAGATTTTAGACATTGAAAATTGCAGTATGTGTAAAAGCTGTGTAAGAGCTTCAATTAGAAATGCACAATCTGAAGGAAAAGACGAAAGCTACATCAATGTAGGGTATCATGAAAATGATTTTATATTTAGAATAGAAACTGATGGATCAATGCCTCCTAAAGAAGTTTTATTGCAAGCTTGCGATGAATTAGGTGAAAAAGCAGATAAGTTTATCAGATTTAGTGAAGGAGGAAGTAAATAATGGTTAAGAAAATTATCAAAACAAATCCTAACCTTATTGAACTTATTAATAAACTTAATAAAAAATCAAAAACAGAAAATGCAGCTATTTGGAAAGATGTTGCTAATAGACTTGGAAGGTCTAACAGAAGAACTGCAGAAGTTAATTTATCAGATATTGCAAGGTATGCAAATGCTGATGAAACTGTTTTAGTACCTGGAAAAGTATTATCTAATGGTGATTTAACAGAAAAAGTAAATGTTGCAGCATTTAAATTCTCACAAAAAGCACAGGAAAAAATTGAAAGTGCTGGTGGAGAATGCGTCTCAATTGATGATATAATGGAATCTAATCCAAAAGGAAGCAACATTAGAATCATGGAATAAGATGGATGTGTTGTTATTATGATTATTGACGGAGAAGGATGCGTTTTAGGAAGATTAGCTAGTGTAACTAGTAAAAATCTCTTAGAAGGCGAAGAAGTAGTAATTCTTAATGCTGAAAAGATTATGATTACTGGTAATAAGGATTGGGCTTATGCAAAATACAAACAAAGAGTAGACAGAGCAAGTATCTCTAACCCTCGTGATTTAGGTCCTAAATATCCTAGAAGGCCAGATGATATATTCAGAAGAACTGTAAGAGGAATGTTACCTTATAAAAAATCTAAAGGTAGAGTTGCTTTCAAAGGTTTAAAAGCATATGTAGGTGTACCTGAAGAATATGCTGATGCTGATCTTGTTGCAGTTCCTGAAGCAGAATACAACAACCTTAAAAAAGGTATTGAATTAGGTGAAGTTTCTAAACTTTTAGGAGCTACCTTTTAGATAAATGGATGTGTGATTATGGTTAAAGTTATTCATACAAGTGGAAAACGTAAAACAGCTATCGCAAGAGGTACTGTTCAAGAAGGTACTGGTAAAGTAAGAATTAACAGAGTTCCTTTAGAACTTTACTCACCAGAACTCGCTAACTTAAAATTACAAGAACCATTAACCTTAGCTGGAGATTTAGCTAATGAAGTGGATATTAACATCCATGTTGTTGGTGGAGGAGTAATGGGTCAGGCTGAAGCTGCACGTATGGTAATTGCTAAAGGACTTGTCCAATGGTCTCAAGATATGAATTTAAAAGATAAATTC encodes the following:
- a CDS encoding 50S ribosomal protein L18e, giving the protein MVKKIIKTNPNLIELINKLNKKSKTENAAIWKDVANRLGRSNRRTAEVNLSDIARYANADETVLVPGKVLSNGDLTEKVNVAAFKFSQKAQEKIESAGGECVSIDDIMESNPKGSNIRIME
- a CDS encoding 30S ribosomal protein S9, whose translation is MVKVIHTSGKRKTAIARGTVQEGTGKVRINRVPLELYSPELANLKLQEPLTLAGDLANEVDINIHVVGGGVMGQAEAARMVIAKGLVQWSQDMNLKDKFIHYDRTMLVGDPRRSEPKKYGGPGARARKQKSYR
- a CDS encoding 30S ribosomal protein S4 translates to MGQPRKSRKKYNTPPHPWNAERIKNENKLMTKYGLKNKKEIWKADTLVRRYSREARYLLGFDTNQMQDEKLELLGHLARTGVLPEGAALEEVLNLTVEDILRRRLQTIVYKKGLARTPKEARMFVVHGHITLNGKKINSPSYVVLKGQEDEIGFYPSSPVAKQIEEYNKNKNEKATEE
- a CDS encoding 30S ribosomal protein S11, translating into MAKDEKWGIANIYSSYNNTIITVTDITGAETISQWSGGKVVRADRQQASPFAAMAAATRIADDAKEKGFVGLHIRVRAPGGNGHRSPGPGAQATIRALARAGIKIGKIEDITPIPHDGTGRPGGKRGRRV
- a CDS encoding DNA-directed RNA polymerase subunit D encodes the protein MEIEVKSQTDDEIVFIVRDVEVPFINAIRRCAMVNVPKIAIEDVNIMRNDSAMFNEVLAHRLGLTPLVSDMDAIEGLPLPGDDDYEDDHSVMFSLKEEGPKVVYSKDLISSDSKIKPVYDTIPLVKLKEGEKLNIEAVAKVGYGKEHAKWMPTTVCVYKQYPEITFNENTEIDYECANACPRGVLKSDKRSKEIKILDIENCSMCKSCVRASIRNAQSEGKDESYINVGYHENDFIFRIETDGSMPPKEVLLQACDELGEKADKFIRFSEGGSK
- a CDS encoding 50S ribosomal protein L13 is translated as MIIDGEGCVLGRLASVTSKNLLEGEEVVILNAEKIMITGNKDWAYAKYKQRVDRASISNPRDLGPKYPRRPDDIFRRTVRGMLPYKKSKGRVAFKGLKAYVGVPEEYADADLVAVPEAEYNNLKKGIELGEVSKLLGATF
- a CDS encoding 30S ribosomal protein S13; amino-acid sequence: MEDDFKHLVRISRKDVDGNKTIEQALTEIKGVGISLSTTMCRTLDLDSEAQIGYIADEDVLKIEEILENPQKFNIPDWMLNRREDYETGKNIHLIESDLDMTLRDDLNRMKKTRSYKGRRHEAGLPVRGQRTKSTFRNSSSVGVKRS